The Tolypothrix sp. PCC 7712 region CTTTCACGCAAAGTTTGAGAATTTCTCCGCCTAATTCTTCAACTTTTTCTAATGCCCCATGCACAGCATTATCGTAAAGAATTAGTGGGTGCAGATTACCATCGCCAGCATGAAATACATTGGCAACTCGATAACCAAATTTTTGACTTAATGCCTCAATTTCTTGCAATACATAGGGTAACTGAGTCCGAGGAATTACACCATCTTGCACATAATAATCTGGGCTTAAATGTCCCGCAGCTGCAAAAGCAGCTTTTCGCCCTTTCCAAAGTTTTAATCGCGTTTCCGGATCGCTAGCAGAAGTGACACTACGCGCCCCATTTTGTTTGCAAATTTCTATTACCCGTTGTTTATTACCTGCAACTTCTACTTCTAAACCATCGATTTCAATTAGTAAAATTGCTGTAGCATCGCGGGGATAACAATTAGTAGCTACCACATCTTCTACAGCATTAATACTAAAGTTATCCATCATTTCCATACCACCAGGAATAATCCCCGCACTGATGATATCGGAAACAGCAGCCCCAGCCGCCTCAACACTTGTAAAGTCTGCCAATAATACACAAATTGATTCTGCAGTTTTGAGAATTTTAAGGGTAATTTCTGTAGCAATCCCCAAAGTACCTTCTGAACCGACAAATATACCTGTTAAATCATAACCAGGCATTTCGGGAATTTGTCCGCCTACATCTACAATCTCACCATCAGGCAGCACTAATTTTAATCCCAAAACATGGTTAGTAGTTACACCATATTTCAGACAATGCACGCCCCCAGAATTTTCCGCAATATTGCCACCAATGGAACAGATAATTTGGCTGGAGGGGTCTGGTGCATAATAAAAACCTGCACCACTTACCGCTTGTGTTACCCAGCTATTAATTACTCCTGGCTGCACAACAGCGCGTTGATTTTCTAAATCAATGCTAAGTATTTGCCGCATTAAAGAAGTAACAATTAAAACTGAATCTTCCCCAGGCAAAGCTCCACCAGATAAACCAGTCCCAGAACCCCGTGCAATGAAGGGAAGAGAATATTGGTTGCATATCTTTACCGCTGCTGCAACCTGTTCTGTAGTTCTGGGAAGTACAACTACCGCCGGACGCTGGCGAT contains the following coding sequences:
- the glcD gene encoding glycolate oxidase subunit GlcD, producing the protein MLTQDKQQRNWKPIIQAFEAVLGKNGVVQRREELITYECDGLTGYRQRPAVVVLPRTTEQVAAAVKICNQYSLPFIARGSGTGLSGGALPGEDSVLIVTSLMRQILSIDLENQRAVVQPGVINSWVTQAVSGAGFYYAPDPSSQIICSIGGNIAENSGGVHCLKYGVTTNHVLGLKLVLPDGEIVDVGGQIPEMPGYDLTGIFVGSEGTLGIATEITLKILKTAESICVLLADFTSVEAAGAAVSDIISAGIIPGGMEMMDNFSINAVEDVVATNCYPRDATAILLIEIDGLEVEVAGNKQRVIEICKQNGARSVTSASDPETRLKLWKGRKAAFAAAGHLSPDYYVQDGVIPRTQLPYVLQEIEALSQKFGYRVANVFHAGDGNLHPLILYDNAVHGALEKVEELGGEILKLCVKVGGSISGEHGIGADKKCYMPDMFSPADLETMQWVRQVFNPKGLANPDKIFPTPRTCGEAANAVSAKKFEGIERF